In a genomic window of Paraburkholderia phenazinium:
- a CDS encoding IlvD/Edd family dehydratase, with translation MTDKPAFPPPDDTPAGLRKGLTHYGDSGFSLFLRKAFIKGAGYTDDALERPVIGIVDTGSAYNPCHGNAPQLIEAVKRGVMLAGGLPMDFPTISIHESFSQPTSMYLRNLMSIDTEEMIRAQPMDAVVLIGGCDKTVPAQLMGAASAGIPAIQLITGSMLTGSHRSERVGACTDCRRYWGRFRAEEIDEHEVAAVNNQLVASVGTCSVMGTASTMACLAEALGMTVPGGASPPAVTADRMRIAELTGTHAVRMAHARLTVDQVLTAKAFENAMRVLLAIGGSTNGIVHLSAIAGRLGFEVDLQALDRMGRETPVLLDLKPSGQHYMEDFHKAGGMATLLRELKPLLHLDALTVTGRTLGEEIEAAGPGFTQDVVRPLDRPIYPQGGIAVLRGNLAPGGAIIKQSAADAKLMEHTGRAVVFENAEELARRIDADDLDVTADDILVLKNIGPKGAPGMPEAGYIPIPKKLARAGVKDMVRISDGRMSGTAFGTIVLHVTPESAIGGPLAHVRNGDAIRLSVAQREISLLVSDEELARRATEQPVNVPSAERGYLKLFLQTVTQADQGVDFDFLRAASHRGTIPKA, from the coding sequence ATGACCGACAAGCCCGCCTTCCCGCCGCCCGACGACACCCCCGCCGGTTTGCGCAAAGGCTTGACCCACTACGGCGACAGCGGCTTCTCGCTGTTCCTGCGCAAGGCGTTCATCAAAGGCGCGGGCTACACCGACGACGCGCTCGAACGCCCGGTAATCGGCATCGTGGACACCGGCAGCGCCTACAACCCTTGCCACGGCAACGCGCCGCAACTGATCGAAGCGGTCAAGCGCGGCGTCATGCTGGCGGGCGGCTTGCCGATGGACTTCCCCACCATCTCGATCCACGAGTCGTTCTCGCAGCCCACCAGCATGTACTTGCGCAATCTCATGTCCATCGACACCGAGGAGATGATTCGCGCGCAGCCCATGGACGCCGTCGTGCTGATCGGCGGTTGCGACAAGACCGTACCCGCGCAACTGATGGGCGCGGCCTCGGCCGGCATTCCCGCCATCCAGTTGATCACCGGCTCGATGCTGACCGGCTCGCATCGCTCGGAGCGAGTCGGCGCCTGCACCGATTGCCGCCGCTACTGGGGCCGCTTTCGCGCCGAGGAGATCGACGAGCATGAAGTCGCGGCGGTCAACAATCAACTCGTCGCCAGCGTGGGTACCTGCTCGGTGATGGGCACTGCAAGCACCATGGCCTGTCTTGCCGAAGCGCTCGGCATGACCGTGCCGGGCGGCGCATCGCCGCCGGCGGTCACCGCGGACCGCATGCGCATCGCCGAACTGACCGGCACGCATGCCGTGCGGATGGCGCATGCGCGCCTCACGGTCGATCAGGTACTCACGGCAAAGGCGTTCGAGAACGCGATGCGCGTGCTGCTGGCGATCGGCGGCTCGACCAACGGCATCGTGCATCTGAGCGCCATCGCAGGAAGGCTCGGTTTTGAAGTGGATCTGCAGGCGCTCGACCGTATGGGCCGCGAAACGCCCGTGCTGCTCGACCTGAAACCGTCCGGCCAGCATTACATGGAGGACTTCCACAAGGCGGGCGGCATGGCGACCTTGCTGCGTGAGCTGAAGCCCTTGCTGCATCTCGATGCCTTGACCGTCACCGGCCGCACGCTGGGCGAGGAAATCGAAGCGGCCGGGCCCGGCTTTACCCAGGACGTCGTGCGTCCGCTCGACCGGCCGATCTATCCGCAGGGCGGTATCGCCGTGCTGCGCGGCAACCTCGCGCCAGGCGGCGCAATCATCAAGCAATCCGCCGCCGACGCGAAACTGATGGAACACACCGGCCGCGCGGTGGTATTCGAAAACGCCGAAGAGCTCGCGCGCCGCATCGACGCCGACGATCTCGACGTGACCGCCGACGACATTCTCGTGCTGAAGAACATCGGCCCCAAAGGCGCGCCGGGGATGCCCGAGGCAGGCTACATCCCGATTCCGAAGAAGCTCGCACGAGCCGGCGTCAAGGATATGGTGCGCATCTCCGATGGCCGCATGAGCGGCACGGCGTTCGGCACGATCGTGCTGCACGTCACGCCTGAATCTGCCATTGGCGGCCCGCTCGCGCACGTGCGCAACGGCGACGCGATTCGCCTGAGCGTCGCGCAACGCGAGATCAGCCTGCTGGTGTCGGACGAAGAGTTGGCCCGGCGCGCAACCGAGCAGCCCGTCAACGTGCCGAGCGCGGAACGCGGCTATCTGAAGCTGTTTCTGCAAACCGTCACCCAGGCGGACCAAGGCGTCGATTTCGATTTTTTGCGTGCGGCCAGCCATCGCGGCACGATACCCAAGGCTTGA
- a CDS encoding LysE family translocator, whose product MTASAFLSANVLLAYTAYFIGTASPGPSNLAIMSLAMGSGRKAAFAFALGVMSGSFSWALLASLGLSAVLATYSQLLVAVRVVGGLYLLWLAWKSARSALTPQMPLASTTRTPESSQRLYVRGLLLHLTNPKAILVWLSIVSLAVPASGGASHTAPVVLGCMGIGVFVFSSYAVLFSTDTARRVYGSIRRWLDGSLAVVFSVAGVKLLTSRN is encoded by the coding sequence ATGACTGCCAGCGCCTTCCTGTCGGCCAACGTGCTGCTCGCCTACACCGCCTACTTCATCGGCACGGCGAGCCCCGGCCCGAGCAATCTCGCCATCATGTCCCTCGCCATGGGATCGGGCCGAAAAGCCGCGTTTGCCTTCGCGCTCGGCGTGATGTCGGGTTCGTTCTCGTGGGCGCTGCTCGCCTCGCTCGGCCTGTCGGCGGTGCTCGCCACCTATTCGCAGTTGCTGGTGGCCGTCCGCGTGGTGGGTGGCCTTTACCTGCTCTGGCTGGCGTGGAAATCGGCCCGCTCGGCGCTCACGCCGCAAATGCCGCTCGCCAGCACGACACGCACGCCCGAGTCCTCGCAGCGGCTCTACGTGCGCGGCCTGCTGCTGCATCTCACCAACCCCAAGGCGATTCTGGTCTGGCTGTCGATCGTCTCGCTGGCCGTTCCGGCGAGCGGTGGCGCTTCGCACACCGCACCGGTCGTACTCGGCTGCATGGGGATCGGCGTGTTCGTGTTCAGCAGCTACGCCGTGCTGTTCTCGACCGACACCGCACGCCGCGTCTACGGCTCGATCCGGCGCTGGCTGGACGGCTCGCTGGCCGTGGTGTTCAGCGTGGCCGGCGTCAAGCTGCTGACGTCGCGCAATTAG
- a CDS encoding phosphodiesterase has protein sequence MATTLAQVSDIHVCPEGTLYQGVADSNAMFAQAIQTLNHLQPAPDLVLITGDLTEDGTPAEYRMLRQLLAALELPYRVMPGNHDNRRHLREAFPEHTYLPAEGALHFAMDIGEVRLLALDSTVPELHHGELDRAALIWLDRELTACRGRRAVVAMHHPPFATGIPYLDIYGLRNAQAFEQVLSAHDHVDRVIAGHVHRLMHTQFGGVPVITCPSTVTQIALRTAGDAEPASFLEPPALLQHVWAGGRCAVSHLTYIGQYAGPFPFA, from the coding sequence ATGGCGACGACTCTCGCGCAAGTCTCCGATATCCACGTGTGCCCCGAAGGGACGCTCTATCAAGGCGTCGCGGATTCCAACGCGATGTTCGCGCAGGCAATCCAGACGCTCAATCACCTGCAGCCCGCGCCGGATCTGGTTCTGATCACCGGCGATCTGACCGAAGACGGCACCCCCGCCGAATACCGCATGCTGCGCCAGTTGCTTGCGGCGCTCGAGTTGCCGTATCGGGTGATGCCAGGCAATCACGACAATCGGCGCCATCTGCGCGAGGCGTTTCCTGAGCACACCTATCTGCCTGCCGAAGGCGCTCTGCACTTTGCCATGGACATCGGTGAGGTGCGTTTGCTGGCGCTGGATTCGACCGTGCCGGAACTGCACCATGGCGAACTGGATCGCGCGGCGCTCATATGGCTGGATCGGGAATTGACGGCTTGCCGCGGTCGTCGAGCGGTGGTCGCGATGCATCATCCGCCGTTTGCGACGGGGATTCCTTATCTGGACATCTATGGCCTGCGCAATGCGCAAGCCTTCGAGCAGGTACTGAGCGCGCACGATCACGTCGACCGCGTGATCGCCGGGCATGTGCACCGTTTGATGCACACACAGTTCGGCGGCGTGCCGGTCATCACCTGCCCTAGCACGGTCACGCAAATCGCCCTGCGCACCGCCGGCGACGCCGAACCCGCGTCGTTTCTCGAACCGCCGGCGCTGCTGCAGCACGTCTGGGCGGGCGGCCGTTGCGCCGTTTCGCACCTGACTTATATCGGGCAGTACGCGGGACCGTTTCCGTTCGCGTAG
- a CDS encoding SulP family inorganic anion transporter produces the protein MQDSPEKLATRFGLLKGILPLNRAAALRDVFAGITLASMDIPQVLGYARIAGMPAVTGLYTVFLPLLAFAFFGASRHLVVAADSATATIFASKLSTMAPIASGEYVALAGMVALLTALLLLVARVFKLGFLADFLSRTVLVGFLAGVGVQVGIAMLGDMLGIAVSSPHSTGQVEQVVSHLGQVNLPTFAISLLVVVSILGAKRFVPRLPVPLLAVVGGIAASDLYQFSTHGIAILGPVAGGLPPLRLPHASWRQILDLLPVAASCFVMIVAQSAAAGRVFAQRYHEEVDLNADILGLAAANTVASFSGAFVVNGSPTQTAMADRAGSRSQIAQVAFAGVVVVVLLFFSKYLQYLPHCVLAGIVFTIAIGLINVQSLLAIRRESPGEFTLAIFTAIAVVVLGVEHGILIAVALSLLRHVRHSYRPHTMMLSPGPDGRWQPVPAKPGTQTAPGLIVYRFGADLFYANDHFFVEDVRQLIDRAPSKVGTFVVDASAITDLDYSAARSLTDLLEALTQRNVTVVFARVNRYLRSDMDRHGITEVIKASCIFSTLHEALAAVGVPADPRTQGVM, from the coding sequence ATGCAAGACTCTCCAGAAAAACTAGCCACCCGTTTTGGACTATTGAAGGGCATCCTCCCGCTGAATCGCGCCGCCGCACTGCGCGATGTGTTTGCCGGCATCACGCTGGCGTCGATGGATATTCCGCAAGTACTGGGCTACGCACGCATCGCCGGCATGCCGGCCGTGACCGGCCTGTACACGGTGTTTCTGCCGTTGCTGGCGTTTGCGTTCTTCGGCGCCTCGCGTCATCTCGTGGTCGCCGCCGACTCCGCGACCGCAACCATTTTCGCCAGCAAGCTCTCCACCATGGCGCCGATCGCGAGCGGCGAATACGTCGCGCTTGCCGGCATGGTCGCCTTGCTGACCGCGCTGCTGCTGCTCGTGGCCCGCGTGTTCAAACTCGGATTCCTCGCCGACTTCCTGTCGCGCACCGTGCTGGTCGGCTTTCTGGCCGGCGTCGGGGTGCAGGTGGGCATCGCCATGCTGGGCGACATGCTGGGCATTGCCGTGTCTTCGCCGCACAGCACGGGCCAGGTGGAGCAGGTCGTGAGCCATCTCGGGCAGGTCAACCTGCCGACCTTCGCCATTTCATTGCTTGTCGTGGTGAGCATTCTCGGCGCCAAGCGTTTTGTGCCGCGTCTGCCGGTGCCGTTGCTGGCCGTGGTGGGAGGCATCGCCGCTAGCGATCTCTACCAGTTTTCCACGCACGGCATCGCGATTCTCGGCCCTGTCGCCGGAGGGCTGCCGCCCTTGCGACTGCCGCACGCGAGCTGGCGCCAGATCCTCGATCTGCTGCCGGTGGCCGCCTCCTGCTTCGTGATGATCGTTGCGCAAAGCGCGGCCGCCGGGCGTGTGTTCGCGCAGCGTTACCACGAGGAGGTCGACCTGAACGCCGACATTCTCGGCCTGGCCGCCGCCAATACGGTGGCGTCGTTCTCCGGCGCATTCGTCGTCAACGGCAGCCCGACCCAGACCGCGATGGCGGACCGCGCCGGTTCGCGCAGTCAGATCGCCCAGGTGGCGTTTGCGGGCGTGGTGGTCGTGGTGCTGCTGTTCTTCAGCAAGTATCTGCAGTATCTGCCGCACTGCGTGCTGGCGGGCATCGTCTTCACGATTGCGATCGGGCTGATCAATGTGCAAAGCCTGCTGGCGATCCGGCGCGAGAGCCCAGGGGAATTCACGCTGGCCATATTCACGGCGATTGCAGTGGTGGTGCTGGGCGTCGAGCATGGGATCCTGATTGCCGTGGCGCTGTCGCTGCTGCGTCACGTGCGCCACAGCTACCGGCCGCATACGATGATGCTGTCGCCGGGGCCGGACGGACGCTGGCAGCCGGTGCCCGCGAAGCCGGGCACGCAGACTGCGCCGGGTTTGATCGTCTACCGGTTCGGCGCCGACCTGTTCTATGCCAACGACCACTTTTTCGTCGAGGACGTGCGCCAGTTGATCGACCGGGCGCCGAGCAAGGTGGGCACGTTCGTCGTCGATGCGAGCGCGATCACGGATCTGGATTATTCGGCGGCGCGATCGCTGACCGATCTGCTTGAGGCGCTGACGCAGCGCAACGTCACGGTCGTGTTTGCGCGGGTGAATCGCTATCTGCGTTCGGACATGGACCGGCATGGCATCACCGAGGTCATCAAGGCTTCGTGCATCTTCAGCACCTTGCATGAGGCGCTGGCTGCGGTCGGCGTGCCGGCGGATCCGCGCACCCAGGGTGTGATGTAG
- a CDS encoding PA4780 family RIO1-like protein kinase yields the protein MKTPKRLVPLVEEGLIDEVISQLMSGKEATVYVVRSGDSTRCAKVYKDAKQRSFRQAASYREGRKVKNSREARALEKGSRYGREVQEQLWQNAEVDALFRLANAGVRVPQPYICTDGVLLMELVTDEDGNVAPRLNDVEMSEARAVELHALLLNQVVRMLCAGVIHGDLSEYNILLAADGPVIIDLPQAVDAAGNLEAPAMLERDVDNLATYFGRFAPHLLSASYGKEIWALFEGGELNVDVQLTGRVELDTTPVDLEAVLQELEDTRLDEEARVRHEQSLRDGA from the coding sequence ATGAAAACACCCAAACGTCTCGTTCCGCTCGTCGAAGAAGGCCTGATCGACGAAGTCATCAGCCAGTTGATGAGCGGCAAGGAAGCCACCGTCTACGTGGTGCGCAGCGGCGACTCGACCCGTTGCGCGAAGGTCTACAAGGACGCCAAACAACGCAGCTTCCGCCAGGCGGCCTCGTACCGCGAAGGGCGCAAGGTCAAGAACAGCCGTGAAGCACGCGCCCTCGAAAAAGGCAGCCGCTATGGCCGCGAAGTGCAGGAACAGCTCTGGCAAAACGCCGAGGTCGATGCGCTGTTTCGTCTGGCCAATGCCGGCGTGCGCGTGCCGCAGCCGTATATCTGCACCGACGGCGTCCTGTTGATGGAGCTCGTGACCGACGAGGACGGCAACGTCGCGCCGCGTCTGAACGATGTGGAGATGAGCGAGGCCCGCGCGGTCGAACTGCACGCCCTGCTGCTCAACCAGGTGGTGCGCATGCTGTGCGCCGGCGTGATTCACGGCGACCTGTCCGAGTACAACATCCTGCTGGCTGCCGACGGCCCGGTGATCATCGACCTGCCGCAGGCCGTGGACGCCGCCGGCAATCTCGAAGCCCCGGCGATGCTGGAACGCGACGTGGACAATCTCGCGACCTACTTCGGCCGCTTTGCGCCGCATCTGCTCAGCGCGAGCTACGGCAAGGAGATCTGGGCGCTGTTCGAAGGCGGCGAGCTCAATGTCGACGTGCAACTGACCGGACGTGTCGAACTCGACACCACGCCGGTCGATCTCGAGGCAGTGCTGCAGGAACTGGAGGACACGCGTCTCGACGAAGAAGCGCGCGTACGCCACGAACAGTCGCTGCGCGACGGCGCCTGA